Part of the Candidatus Niyogibacteria bacterium genome, CAATTTCCTCCGTCTTTCGGCAAAATATCCCGATTGGCAAATGCTAAGTCAAAATTATCCGCCAGCGCCAAAAGTTTTTCCATAATGTTTTTTTGGGCAAAACGGATAAATTCTTCCCTTTCTTTTTCTTCTCCTTTTCTGGCGTTTATAAAATCCGCCCGGGCTCTTTGCCAGCCGGCCAGATATTCGTCTTTCAGTTTCCGGCACTCTTTCAATTTTTCTCTGATTTTTTTCATTTGCGTTTCAGCCGATTCTCCGTCTTCGGAAACAATCTCAATATTCTCATCTTTTTCAATATCTTCCTCTTTATTTTTTTTATTTTCTTAAAATTCTTTTTGGGTCATTTTTCAAAAAAATAGCGTAAAATGGAACAATTATATTCATAATTCATTCTTCGCGGCCCGATTATCAATAAGACGGCATTTTTTTCTCTGTTTTTGATTTTTCCTCCCACCACGCTCATCATTCGCGTTTCTTTCAATGGATTTTCTTTTCCGATAAATATGGTTTCTTCGTTGATCCGGCGCCGGTAAATATCGGCTATCTCATATAAATTATCAAACAAACCGGCAAAATTATATAAAAGCTCGCCATCGGCGAATTCCGGTTCATCCAGCAGCCGTTGGACGCCGTAAAAATTTAATTGTTTTTTTCTGCCGAAATCCGCCATTATCGTAAAAAGTTTTGTCGCTTCCGATATGGTTTTATTCATCCCATTAGAAATAATACCCCACTGTTCTGCGGCGCGGGTTATCACGGAGAGCAACTCATGCGAAGATCGCCATTCCCCGCATGGATTTCTAACGGGATTCATTTCTTCAAAAGAATCGCCGCCGTTAATTTCTTTTACTGTTTTGTCTGCTCCGCCGGATTCTTCTATTCTCATTAAATAATTAACGAAATAACGATACGCTTTATCAGTCGGGACGCGGCCGCCGGAAACATGCGGCTGTTCCAAAAAACCGTTTTCGTCAAGTTCACCCATGATATGACGAATCGTCGCCGGTCCCGCTTCAATATCGGTTTCTTTATGAACTCGGCCGGAAGAAACAGGCAAACCGTGCCGAATATAATCACGGATAATAAAATCCAGTATTTGCGTTTTTCGCTCTTCTAAAAACATATAAGAGTATAACTAAAGTTTATAAAATTAGCAGTCCTCTGTCAAGACTGCTAATTTTATTTTTTAGGAAATAATTTTTACTCAGTTATTTTCGATTTTTATAAATTTTATCACGTCGATCAATATAACAAATGATGATTGTCTGCTCTTTCCAATTAATTTTATATATTACTCGCCAATCACCTATTCGTAATTTATAAAATTCTCTAAATTCACTATTAAGAACCGATGGAAAAATTGTCTCAAAATTTTCTAAAAGCCAATCTAATTTATCAATAATTCGTCGCCGTATTTCACAGTCAAATTTCGTCAAATCACGTTCGGTATTTTAAGAAAATTCCAACGACCATCGCTTCATAGATTAATAATATTTTTTCTTTATCTCTGAAAAAGAGATTGTTTTTTGTTTAGAAATTAATGCTTGGCGAAGTCTTTTCTTTACTTTTTCATTCAATTCTAATTTAAAATCAGAGTCGTTTATAACCTCATGAATTGTTTGGACTATAAAATTTTTTACTTCTTTATTTAATTTTTTTGGAATAGTAATGGTATTCATACAATGATGATATCACAAATAAAAATTAAAAGTCAACAAAATTTAATTTTATATCTTTCACTCAAAAACAATCATATCGTCGGGGATTCTTGAATCTCCTCTACTGCAAACTTCAAGAGCATATTCATATGTTGAAACCTGATTTAAGCCGAAATAAACATCGCTCGTCTGGGCATCCCAGCTTGATCCGTTCCATCTGGCAGGCGCGCCATCAGCATAACTGTTTGCGTCATCCGTGTTTATGCGGATAGCTCCGCTATTGGCATTCGTCCAAATTAAGACTAAATGATACTGGGTTCCGACCACCGGAGTATATGAGCCGCCAAAGCTATATTCGGTATAAGTCGGACTATTAGAAATCGTGGAAACATTCATATTGGAAAAAGTCGCAAGGGACGCGTTCGGCTTGCCGGTTCCATCATCGCTGTAAATATAGCCGGTAAGAGTTCCGGTTTCGCTTCCGGTGTTTCTGGCTAATTTTACCGTGAATGCCGATATTGAAGTTGTTGAACCAACTTTAAATCCCTGTGAATATCTTAATTCAGTGGTATTAAAAGAAGCATTACTGTCGGTGTAGCCGCTGCCGGTAAAGCGAGCTATTCCTTTGCTTATTCTTAATTCGTCAATCCAACCTTTATAAATAGAGGTTCCGCTATTTCTGGCTCCTATTCCGATTCCGCCGGTCGGAGTCATGTTTAAGGTTTTTCCGGTGGCATCCTGCGTTCCGCGAGGTTTGCCGTCAACAAGCATCAATAAATTATTGCCTAATCTTATAAAAGCGAAATGCGCCCAAGTATTGGCTGATATTGCATTGCTCGTATCCCTTACATTTATTGCTGTTCCGTCGGTATAACTTCCTTCAGCCACTATGTAATTGTTAGTTCCATTGACAGCAACTTCCCATTCGCCGCTCGCACTTTCGTTATGGCCGATTACTGTTCCGCCGGTAGTGTCCGGAATTCTGACCCATCCGTCAACGGTAAAATCCCCTGTCCCGAAATCCCAGTC contains:
- a CDS encoding type II toxin-antitoxin system RelE/ParE family toxin — its product is MTKFDCEIRRRIIDKLDWLLENFETIFPSVLNSEFREFYKLRIGDWRVIYKINWKEQTIIICYIDRRDKIYKNRK
- a CDS encoding LamG domain-containing protein; the protein is MKRKKIKILIIGVLVLAAGFVFIKFILAENDGNTVSLLHMNGTDASTSFPDCAVGGSHTWNANGDAQIDTTTTGKTVTANGNAQIDTAYSKFGGASGLFDGTGDYLSIPNNSDWDFGSGDFTIDTWVKRADSGNPQAIWTWRTDSGDSTNNFNAEFNNNATVNAVRMYINNSAGTSYSFSANTAITDTNWHHIAVVKNGTTVTVYLDGVSDGSTTVSGSFNMSSKAFNIASYYTVTPSNYFNGSIDEFRVSKGIARWTANFTPPTAAYSPDQYTSLLVHADGTDGSASFSDDSTGKFFQSAAFDGTGDYLTAADSADWDFGTGDFTVDGWVRIPDTTGGTVIGHNESASGEWEVAVNGTNNYIVAEGSYTDGTAINVRDTSNAISANTWAHFAFIRLGNNLLMLVDGKPRGTQDATGKTLNMTPTGGIGIGARNSGTSIYKGWIDELRISKGIARFTGSGYTDSNASFNTTELRYSQGFKVGSTTSISAFTVKLARNTGSETGTLTGYIYSDDGTGKPNASLATFSNMNVSTISNSPTYTEYSFGGSYTPVVGTQYHLVLIWTNANSGAIRINTDDANSYADGAPARWNGSSWDAQTSDVYFGLNQVSTYEYALEVCSRGDSRIPDDMIVFE